The following coding sequences lie in one Saccharopolyspora hordei genomic window:
- the dnaJ gene encoding molecular chaperone DnaJ, with product MARDYYAILGVSRDATPEQIKRAYRKLARELHPDVNPDEAAQERFREVTTAYEVLSDPKKRQVVDLGGDPLSSSGGGAGGMGDPFAGFGGLGDIMDAFFGGGAGGGGRGPRSRVQPGSDALLRLELTLEECASGVNRDIAVDTAVLCDACDGGGSKAGSAPSTCDTCGGRGEVQSVQRSFLGQVMTSRPCPVCRGFGEVITDPCQQCGGDGRVRARRTITVKIPAGVGDGMRVRLAGEGEVGPGGGPAGDLFVEVEELPHERFTRDGADLHCTVEVPMTAAALGTVLTLQTLDGGYEEITVEPGTQPGTEHVLSGRGLPKLRSNGKVSGHGDLHVHLDVVVPTKLDEAQAELLRQLAALRGEDQPEPTVTANGNGSKQGLFSRFRSFGHR from the coding sequence GTGGCCAGGGACTACTACGCGATCCTCGGCGTGTCCAGGGACGCGACGCCCGAGCAGATCAAGCGGGCTTACCGCAAGCTCGCGAGGGAATTGCACCCGGACGTCAACCCGGACGAGGCCGCGCAGGAGCGGTTCCGCGAGGTGACCACCGCCTACGAGGTGCTGTCGGACCCGAAGAAGCGTCAGGTCGTCGACCTCGGCGGTGACCCGCTGAGCAGCAGCGGCGGCGGCGCCGGCGGGATGGGCGACCCGTTCGCCGGTTTCGGCGGCCTCGGCGACATCATGGACGCCTTCTTCGGCGGCGGGGCCGGTGGCGGCGGGCGCGGCCCGCGCAGCCGGGTCCAGCCGGGCTCGGACGCCCTGCTGCGCCTGGAGCTCACGCTCGAGGAGTGCGCCAGCGGCGTCAACCGGGACATCGCCGTGGACACGGCGGTGCTCTGCGACGCCTGCGACGGCGGCGGCTCGAAGGCCGGCAGCGCGCCCTCGACCTGCGACACCTGCGGTGGGCGCGGCGAGGTGCAGTCGGTGCAGCGCTCGTTCCTGGGTCAGGTCATGACCTCCCGCCCGTGCCCGGTGTGCCGCGGCTTCGGCGAGGTCATCACCGACCCGTGCCAGCAGTGCGGCGGCGACGGCCGGGTCCGCGCGCGGCGCACCATCACGGTCAAGATCCCGGCCGGCGTCGGCGACGGCATGCGCGTCCGGCTGGCCGGTGAGGGCGAGGTCGGGCCCGGCGGCGGGCCCGCGGGCGACCTGTTCGTCGAGGTCGAGGAGCTGCCGCACGAACGGTTCACCCGGGACGGCGCGGACCTGCACTGCACCGTCGAGGTGCCGATGACCGCGGCCGCGCTCGGCACGGTGCTGACGCTGCAGACCCTCGACGGCGGGTACGAGGAGATCACCGTCGAACCCGGCACCCAGCCCGGCACCGAGCACGTGCTCAGCGGGCGCGGCCTGCCGAAGCTGCGCTCCAACGGCAAGGTCAGCGGGCACGGCGACCTGCACGTGCACCTGGACGTCGTGGTGCCGACCAAGCTCGACGAGGCCCAGGCGGAGCTGCTGCGGCAGCTGGCCGCGCTGCGCGGCGAGGACCAGCCGGAGCCGACCGTGACGGCGAACGGCAACGGCAGCAAGCAGGGGCTGTTCTCCCGGTTCCGCTCCTTCGGGCACCGCTGA
- the cysD gene encoding sulfate adenylyltransferase subunit CysD: MTAIDAEVELPGDPQTDAPPQVDNLDALESEAIHVFREVAGEFDRPVILFSGGKDSTVLVHLALKAFRPAPVPFPLLHVDTGHNFPEVLAFRDELASRHGLRLVVASVQEYIDDGRLQERPDGTRNPLQTTPLLDAISENRFDAVFGGGRRDEERARAKERIFSLRNAFGQWDPRRQRPELWNLYNGRHRPGEHVRVFPLSNWTELDIWRYIQREKIELPEIYYAHRREVFQRDGMWLTSGPWGGPRDGEVPVVKTVRYRTVGDGSCTGAVESEAYTVDDVIAEVAASRLTERGATRADDRLSEAAMEDRKREGYF, encoded by the coding sequence ATGACCGCTATCGATGCCGAGGTCGAGCTGCCGGGCGATCCGCAGACCGACGCGCCGCCGCAGGTGGACAACCTGGACGCGCTGGAGTCCGAGGCGATCCACGTCTTCCGGGAGGTCGCCGGGGAGTTCGACCGCCCGGTGATCCTGTTCTCCGGCGGCAAGGACTCCACGGTGCTGGTGCACCTGGCGCTCAAGGCGTTCCGGCCGGCGCCCGTGCCGTTCCCGCTGCTGCACGTCGACACCGGGCACAACTTCCCGGAGGTGCTGGCGTTCCGCGACGAGCTCGCCTCCCGGCACGGGCTGCGGCTGGTGGTGGCGTCGGTGCAGGAGTACATCGACGACGGGCGGCTGCAGGAGCGCCCGGACGGCACCCGCAACCCGCTGCAGACCACGCCGCTGCTGGACGCGATCTCGGAGAACAGGTTCGACGCGGTCTTCGGCGGTGGCCGCCGCGACGAGGAGCGGGCCCGCGCCAAGGAGCGGATCTTCAGCCTGCGCAACGCGTTCGGCCAGTGGGACCCGCGGCGCCAGCGGCCCGAGCTGTGGAACCTGTACAACGGCCGGCACCGTCCGGGCGAGCACGTGCGGGTGTTCCCGCTGTCCAACTGGACCGAGCTGGACATCTGGCGCTACATCCAGCGGGAGAAGATCGAGCTGCCGGAGATCTACTACGCGCACCGCCGGGAGGTGTTCCAGCGGGACGGCATGTGGCTGACCTCCGGACCGTGGGGCGGCCCGCGTGACGGCGAGGTGCCGGTGGTCAAGACGGTCCGCTACCGCACGGTCGGCGACGGGTCGTGCACCGGCGCGGTGGAGTCCGAGGCCTACACGGTGGACGACGTGATCGCCGAGGTCGCCGCCAGCCGGTTGACCGAGCGCGGCGCCACCCGCGCCGACGACCGCCTCTCCGAAGCCGCGATGGAAGACCGCAAGCGCGAGGGCTACTTCTGA
- the hemW gene encoding radical SAM family heme chaperone HemW: MPAQLPTGEPAPADGTLPPEALTGLGSRPFGVYVHVPFCATRCGYCDFNTYTADELGPSASFDSWLDGLRAELELGARVLSAGGAPVPAAETVFVGGGTPSLLGADRLGEVLAVVRGTFGLADAAEVTTESNPESTSPEFFAAIRDAGYTRVSLGMQSAAEHVLRVLERRHTPGRAVAAAREARAAGFEHVNLDLIYGTPGETDDDLRRSLDAVLGAGVDHVSAYALIVEDGTAMARKVRRGELPMPDDDVLADRYEIVDRTLADAGLGWYEVSNWARDDAAACRHNLGYWRGGDWWGAGPGAHSHVGGVRWWNVKHPARYAALLASGTSPAAGRERLSSEDQRIERVMLELRLAEGLPVDALDDSGALAAEEAVADGLLDRAALAAGRCVLTDRGRLLADGVVQRLIA, encoded by the coding sequence GTGCCTGCTCAGCTGCCCACCGGTGAACCCGCTCCGGCCGACGGGACGCTGCCTCCCGAGGCCCTGACCGGGCTCGGTTCGCGGCCCTTCGGCGTGTACGTCCACGTGCCCTTCTGCGCCACCCGCTGCGGGTACTGCGACTTCAACACCTACACCGCCGACGAGCTGGGACCTTCGGCGTCCTTCGACAGCTGGCTGGACGGTCTGCGGGCCGAGCTGGAGCTGGGTGCGCGGGTGCTGTCGGCGGGCGGTGCGCCGGTGCCCGCGGCGGAGACGGTGTTCGTCGGCGGCGGCACGCCGTCGCTGCTCGGCGCGGACCGCCTGGGCGAGGTCCTGGCGGTGGTCCGCGGCACCTTCGGGCTGGCGGACGCGGCGGAAGTCACCACCGAGTCCAACCCGGAGTCGACCTCCCCGGAGTTCTTCGCCGCGATCCGTGACGCGGGCTACACCCGGGTGTCGCTCGGCATGCAGTCGGCGGCCGAGCACGTGCTGCGGGTGCTGGAGCGGCGGCACACCCCGGGCCGCGCGGTGGCGGCGGCCCGCGAGGCGCGCGCGGCCGGCTTCGAGCACGTCAACCTGGACCTCATCTACGGCACCCCGGGGGAGACCGACGACGACCTGCGCCGCTCGCTGGACGCGGTGCTCGGCGCCGGGGTGGACCACGTCTCGGCGTACGCGCTGATCGTGGAGGACGGCACCGCGATGGCCCGCAAGGTCCGCCGCGGCGAGCTGCCGATGCCCGACGACGACGTGCTCGCCGACCGCTACGAGATCGTCGACCGCACGCTCGCCGACGCCGGGCTCGGCTGGTACGAGGTGTCCAACTGGGCCCGCGACGACGCGGCAGCCTGCCGGCACAACCTCGGCTACTGGCGGGGCGGTGACTGGTGGGGCGCCGGACCGGGCGCGCACAGCCACGTCGGCGGGGTCCGCTGGTGGAACGTCAAGCACCCGGCCCGCTACGCGGCCCTGCTCGCGTCGGGGACCTCCCCCGCGGCCGGGCGCGAGCGGCTGAGCAGCGAGGACCAGCGCATCGAGCGGGTCATGCTCGAGCTGCGCCTGGCGGAGGGGCTGCCGGTGGACGCGCTCGACGACTCCGGTGCGCTCGCGGCGGAGGAGGCGGTGGCCGACGGCCTGCTCGACCGGGCCGCGCTCGCGGCCGGTCGCTGCGTGCTGACCGACCGGGGCCGCCTGCTGGCCGACGGGGTGGTCCAGCGCCTCATCGCCTGA
- a CDS encoding sulfate adenylyltransferase subunit 1 yields the protein MTETTTRTAPDSGTEVTLPVQTDQLRLATAGSVDDGKSTLVGRLLHDTKSVLADQLDAVHRASADRGLATPDLSLLVDGLRAEREQGITIDVAYRYFATPKRSFVLADTPGHVQYTRNTVTGASTAQLAVLLVDARNGVVEQTRRHAAVLALLGVPQLVLAVNKIDMVDFDEAVFTRIATEFTEHARALGYRYGTVVTIPVSALHGDNVVERSANTPWYEGPSLLEHLEQVPVAPDPHDAPFRLPVQYVIRPRTAEHPDYRGYAGQVAAGVVAEGDEVVVLPAGVRTRVSKVDTPNGPQPKAAAGHSITLLLEDDVDVSRGDLIAAADSAPELTDELDATVCWLAEKPLKPGAKVLVKHGTRTVQALVTELSARFDEQELSSVDSPDALQLNEIGRVQVRTAEPLPVDAYADSRRTGSFLVIDPADGTTLAAGLIGVPLAPFAAG from the coding sequence ATGACCGAGACCACCACCCGCACCGCTCCCGACAGCGGCACCGAGGTGACCTTGCCGGTGCAGACCGACCAGCTGCGGTTGGCCACCGCGGGGTCCGTCGACGACGGCAAGAGCACCCTGGTCGGGCGGTTGCTGCACGACACCAAGTCGGTCCTGGCCGACCAGCTGGACGCCGTGCACCGCGCCAGCGCTGACCGCGGCCTGGCCACCCCGGACCTGTCGCTGCTGGTCGACGGGCTCCGCGCGGAGCGCGAGCAGGGCATCACCATCGACGTGGCCTACCGCTACTTCGCCACGCCGAAGCGCTCGTTCGTGCTGGCCGACACCCCGGGGCACGTGCAGTACACCCGCAACACGGTCACCGGTGCCTCGACGGCGCAGCTGGCGGTGCTGCTGGTCGACGCCCGCAACGGCGTCGTCGAGCAGACCCGGCGGCACGCCGCGGTGCTGGCGCTGCTGGGTGTGCCGCAGCTGGTGCTGGCGGTCAACAAGATCGACATGGTGGACTTCGACGAGGCGGTGTTCACCCGCATCGCCACCGAGTTCACCGAGCACGCCCGCGCGCTGGGCTACCGGTACGGCACCGTGGTGACCATCCCGGTCTCCGCGCTGCACGGCGACAACGTGGTGGAGCGCTCGGCGAACACCCCGTGGTACGAGGGCCCGTCGCTGCTGGAGCACCTGGAGCAGGTCCCGGTGGCGCCGGACCCGCACGACGCGCCGTTCCGGCTGCCGGTGCAGTACGTGATCCGCCCGCGCACCGCGGAGCACCCGGACTACCGGGGCTACGCGGGCCAGGTCGCGGCCGGGGTCGTCGCCGAGGGCGACGAGGTCGTGGTGCTCCCCGCCGGGGTGCGCACCCGCGTGTCCAAGGTGGACACCCCGAACGGCCCGCAGCCGAAGGCCGCCGCCGGGCACTCGATCACGCTGCTGCTCGAGGACGACGTGGACGTCTCGCGCGGTGACCTCATCGCCGCCGCGGACTCCGCCCCGGAGCTGACCGACGAGCTCGACGCCACGGTGTGCTGGCTGGCTGAGAAGCCGCTCAAGCCGGGCGCCAAGGTGCTGGTGAAGCACGGCACGCGCACCGTGCAGGCCCTCGTCACCGAGCTGTCGGCCCGCTTCGACGAGCAGGAGCTGTCCAGTGTGGACAGCCCGGACGCGTTGCAGCTCAACGAGATCGGCCGGGTGCAGGTGCGCACCGCGGAGCCGCTGCCGGTGGACGCCTACGCGGACAGCCGCCGCACCGGTTCGTTCCTGGTGATCGACCCCGCCGACGGGACCACGCTGGCCGCGGGCCTGATCGGGGTCCCGCTGGCGCCGTTCGCAGCGGGATGA
- a CDS encoding putative leader peptide → MRATSSTLLLVARRYVDLRRVSSALCRATV, encoded by the coding sequence ATGCGCGCAACATCCTCGACGTTGCTGCTGGTCGCTCGCCGCTACGTGGACCTGCGGCGAGTCTCCAGCGCGCTCTGCCGCGCCACCGTGTGA
- a CDS encoding phosphoadenylyl-sulfate reductase, whose translation MTADTTTQIGTRRSDEELRALVEEAAPRLAEATAEEALRWAVDTFGDGLIVASNMQDAVLVDLAAKAKPGVDVLFLETGYHFAETLGTRDAVAQVYDVTIVNARAEQSVAEQDAAEGPRLYERDPNRCCFLRKVVPLRRTLARYEAWVTGVRRVEAPTRANTPIATWDERNGLVKVNPLAAWSDDDVQRYVVEHGVLVNPLVPAGYPSIGCQPCTSKPAPGADPRSGRWAGTSKTECGLHG comes from the coding sequence ATGACTGCCGACACCACCACGCAGATCGGCACCCGCCGCAGCGACGAGGAGCTGCGCGCCCTCGTCGAGGAGGCCGCGCCGCGCCTGGCCGAGGCCACCGCGGAGGAAGCGCTGCGCTGGGCCGTGGACACCTTCGGCGACGGGCTGATCGTCGCCTCGAACATGCAGGACGCCGTGCTGGTCGACCTGGCCGCCAAGGCCAAGCCGGGCGTGGACGTGCTGTTCCTGGAGACCGGCTACCACTTCGCCGAGACCCTCGGCACCCGCGACGCGGTGGCGCAGGTCTACGACGTCACCATCGTCAACGCGCGGGCGGAGCAGAGCGTCGCCGAGCAGGACGCCGCCGAGGGGCCGCGGTTGTACGAGCGGGACCCGAACCGGTGCTGCTTCCTGCGCAAGGTGGTGCCGCTGCGCCGCACCCTGGCCCGCTACGAGGCGTGGGTGACGGGCGTGCGCCGGGTGGAGGCGCCGACCCGCGCGAACACCCCGATCGCCACCTGGGACGAGCGCAACGGGCTGGTCAAGGTCAACCCGCTGGCGGCCTGGTCGGACGACGACGTGCAGCGCTACGTCGTGGAGCACGGCGTGCTGGTCAACCCGCTGGTGCCTGCCGGTTACCCGTCGATCGGGTGCCAGCCCTGCACCAGCAAGCCGGCCCCGGGCGCCGACCCGCGCAGCGGCCGCTGGGCGGGCACCAGCAAGACCGAGTGCGGACTGCACGGCTGA
- the hrcA gene encoding heat-inducible transcriptional repressor HrcA, with amino-acid sequence MNADERRFEVLRAIVADYVATKEPVGSKALVDRHNLGVSSATVRNDMAALEEEGFIVQPHTSAGRVPTDKGYRLFVDRLHEIKPLTSAERRAIHTFLEGALDLDDVMRRSVRLLAQLTHHVAVVQYPTLTRSTVRHVEVVTITPARLMLVVITNTGRVDQRMVDLGDVITDDDVARLRTVLNSAMAEKRLADASAAVAELPDQAPSELRDVLVRVCSVLIDTLVEHPEERMVLGGTPNLTANVADFPNSLRQVLEALEEQVVVLKLLAASRDSNTVRVSIGSENEAKEMQTTSVISTGYGSDGMVLGGLGVVGPTRMDYPGTMAAVRAVARYVGEILAGR; translated from the coding sequence GTGAACGCGGATGAACGCCGGTTCGAGGTCCTGCGGGCGATCGTCGCGGACTACGTCGCGACGAAGGAGCCGGTGGGGTCGAAAGCTCTCGTCGATCGCCACAACCTGGGCGTGTCCAGCGCCACCGTCCGCAACGACATGGCGGCGCTGGAGGAGGAGGGGTTCATCGTCCAACCACACACCAGCGCCGGGCGGGTGCCCACCGACAAGGGCTACCGCTTGTTCGTCGACCGGCTGCACGAGATCAAGCCGCTGACCAGCGCGGAGCGGCGCGCGATCCACACCTTCCTGGAGGGCGCGCTGGACCTCGACGACGTCATGCGGCGCAGCGTGCGGCTGCTGGCGCAGCTCACCCACCACGTCGCCGTGGTGCAGTACCCGACGCTGACCCGGTCCACGGTCCGGCACGTCGAGGTCGTCACCATCACGCCGGCCCGGTTGATGCTCGTCGTGATCACCAACACCGGGCGGGTCGACCAGCGGATGGTCGACCTGGGCGACGTCATCACCGACGACGACGTGGCCCGGCTGCGCACCGTGCTGAACTCCGCGATGGCGGAGAAGCGGCTGGCCGACGCCTCCGCCGCGGTCGCCGAGCTGCCGGACCAGGCCCCCTCGGAACTGCGCGACGTGCTGGTCCGGGTGTGCAGCGTGCTCATCGACACGCTGGTGGAGCACCCGGAGGAGCGGATGGTGCTCGGCGGCACACCGAACCTGACCGCCAACGTGGCCGACTTCCCCAACTCGTTGCGCCAGGTGCTGGAGGCGCTGGAGGAGCAGGTGGTGGTGCTCAAGCTGCTCGCCGCCTCGCGCGACTCCAACACCGTGCGGGTCAGCATCGGGTCGGAGAACGAGGCCAAGGAGATGCAGACCACCTCGGTGATTTCGACCGGTTACGGTTCAGATGGCATGGTGCTGGGAGGGCTCGGCGTCGTCGGGCCCACCCGGATGGACTACCCGGGCACCATGGCGGCGGTGCGGGCGGTGGCCCGGTACGTGGGTGAGATCCTGGCCGGTCGGTGA
- a CDS encoding 16S rRNA (uracil(1498)-N(3))-methyltransferase — protein sequence MSESSLPVFTVDQLPAAGATTLDGPEGKHAATVRRLRPGEHLLLSDRRGGLARCEVTAAAKDELQLAVLETWREPQPALRVRLAQALVKGDRGELAVELATEAGVDAVVPWRASRCVAKWDDGPRGAKALARWRSTAQQAAKQARRAWTPEVAEPVSTKQLAALVGQADATLVLHESATEPMASVELPESGELLLVVGPEGGITREELAALTEAGAQVVRLGPTVLRASTAAAVALGALGVRTDRWS from the coding sequence GTGTCGGAATCGTCGTTGCCGGTGTTCACCGTCGACCAGCTGCCCGCTGCCGGGGCGACCACGTTGGACGGGCCGGAGGGCAAGCACGCGGCGACCGTGCGCCGGCTCCGGCCGGGCGAGCACCTGCTGCTCTCCGACCGCCGCGGCGGTCTGGCCCGCTGCGAGGTGACGGCGGCGGCCAAGGACGAGCTGCAGCTGGCCGTGCTCGAGACCTGGCGGGAACCGCAGCCGGCGCTGCGGGTGCGGCTCGCGCAGGCCCTGGTGAAGGGCGACCGCGGCGAGCTCGCGGTGGAGCTGGCCACCGAGGCCGGGGTCGACGCGGTCGTGCCGTGGCGGGCGTCCCGCTGCGTGGCGAAGTGGGACGACGGCCCGCGCGGCGCCAAGGCGCTGGCGCGGTGGCGCAGCACCGCGCAGCAGGCGGCGAAGCAGGCGCGCCGGGCGTGGACGCCGGAGGTGGCCGAGCCGGTGAGCACCAAGCAGCTCGCCGCGCTGGTCGGCCAGGCGGACGCGACCCTCGTGCTGCACGAGTCGGCGACCGAGCCGATGGCGTCCGTGGAGCTGCCGGAGTCGGGCGAGCTGCTGCTGGTGGTCGGCCCGGAGGGCGGCATCACTCGCGAGGAGCTCGCGGCGCTGACCGAGGCGGGCGCGCAGGTGGTGCGCCTGGGCCCGACGGTGCTGCGCGCCTCCACCGCCGCCGCGGTCGCCCTCGGCGCGCTCGGCGTCCGCACCGACCGCTGGAGCTGA
- a CDS encoding nitrite/sulfite reductase encodes MVPPTETATRPARKRKTRGEGQWALGYREPLNANERSKKDDNPLNVRQRIETIYAHRGFDSIDPADLRGRFRWWGLYTQRAPGIPGARTGTIEPEELDDRYFMMRVRIDGGALTTEQLRTIGEVSQTYARDTADITDRQNVQLHWVRVEDVPTIWQKLEGVGLSTTEACGDCPRVVLGSPVAGIAADEIIDATPAIEQIREKFIGDRSLSNLPRKFKSAISGSPRWDTVPEINDIALVGVVHPEHGPGFDLWVGGGLSTNPKLAVRLGAWVPLDEVAEVWHAVVQIFRDYGYRRLRHRARLKFLVNDWGPEKFRQVLEDEYLGRELVDGPAPETPTEARDHIGVHPQKDGNFYVGVKSPAGRVSGSTLVEVAKAAERAGSRRVRTTVEQNLLVLDVPESEVDTLVADLAGLGLQADPSPWRRSVMACTGIEFCKLAIVETKERAIALVHDLEERLADIQGDIDNPVTINLNGCPNACARTQVADIGLKGQMVPDGNGNQVEGFQVHLGGGLGLDAGFGRKIRGHKVTSAELGDYVERLVRRYLEQRTEGERFAQWVARADEDDLK; translated from the coding sequence ATGGTACCCCCGACGGAAACCGCCACCCGTCCCGCGCGCAAGCGCAAGACCCGCGGTGAGGGTCAGTGGGCGCTCGGCTACCGCGAACCGCTGAACGCCAACGAGCGCTCCAAGAAGGACGACAACCCGCTCAACGTCCGGCAGCGCATCGAGACGATCTACGCCCACCGCGGGTTCGACTCCATCGACCCGGCGGACCTGCGCGGCCGCTTCCGGTGGTGGGGCCTGTACACCCAGCGCGCGCCGGGGATCCCGGGCGCCCGCACCGGCACGATCGAGCCCGAGGAGCTCGACGACCGCTACTTCATGATGCGGGTGCGCATCGACGGCGGCGCGCTGACCACCGAGCAGCTGCGCACGATCGGTGAGGTCTCGCAGACCTACGCGCGCGACACCGCCGACATCACCGACCGGCAGAACGTCCAGCTGCACTGGGTGCGCGTCGAGGACGTGCCGACGATCTGGCAGAAGCTGGAGGGCGTCGGACTGTCCACCACGGAGGCCTGCGGCGACTGCCCGCGCGTGGTGCTGGGTTCGCCGGTGGCGGGCATCGCCGCCGACGAGATCATCGACGCCACCCCGGCGATCGAGCAGATCCGCGAGAAGTTCATCGGGGACCGCTCGCTGTCGAACCTGCCGCGGAAGTTCAAGTCCGCGATCAGCGGTTCGCCGCGCTGGGACACCGTCCCGGAGATCAACGACATCGCGCTGGTCGGCGTGGTGCACCCCGAGCACGGCCCCGGTTTCGACCTGTGGGTCGGCGGTGGCCTGTCCACCAACCCGAAGCTGGCCGTGCGGCTGGGCGCCTGGGTGCCGCTGGACGAGGTCGCCGAGGTGTGGCACGCGGTGGTGCAGATCTTCCGCGACTACGGCTACCGGCGGCTGCGGCACCGGGCCCGGTTGAAGTTCCTGGTCAACGACTGGGGTCCGGAGAAGTTCCGGCAGGTGCTGGAGGACGAGTACCTGGGCCGCGAGCTCGTCGACGGCCCCGCGCCGGAGACGCCGACCGAGGCGCGCGACCACATCGGCGTGCACCCGCAGAAGGACGGCAACTTCTACGTGGGCGTGAAGTCCCCGGCCGGGCGCGTCAGCGGTTCGACGCTGGTGGAGGTGGCCAAGGCCGCCGAGCGCGCCGGGTCGCGGCGGGTGCGCACCACCGTGGAGCAGAACCTGCTCGTCCTGGACGTGCCGGAGTCCGAAGTGGACACCCTGGTCGCCGACCTGGCGGGGCTGGGCCTGCAGGCCGACCCGTCGCCGTGGCGGCGCAGCGTGATGGCCTGCACCGGCATCGAGTTCTGCAAGCTGGCCATCGTGGAGACCAAGGAGCGGGCGATCGCCCTGGTCCACGACCTGGAGGAGCGGCTGGCCGACATCCAGGGCGACATCGACAACCCGGTGACCATCAACCTCAACGGGTGCCCGAACGCCTGCGCCCGCACCCAGGTCGCCGACATCGGCCTGAAGGGCCAGATGGTGCCGGACGGCAACGGCAACCAGGTCGAGGGCTTCCAGGTGCACCTGGGCGGCGGGCTCGGCCTGGACGCCGGGTTCGGCCGGAAGATCCGCGGCCACAAGGTCACCTCCGCCGAGCTCGGCGACTACGTGGAGCGCCTGGTCCGGCGCTACCTGGAGCAGCGCACCGAGGGCGAGCGCTTCGCGCAGTGGGTCGCCCGCGCCGACGAGGACGACCTCAAGTGA
- a CDS encoding histidine triad nucleotide-binding protein, with protein sequence MSDMDSLFLRIIAREVPADIVRENDRVIAIRDINPQAPTHVLVVPKKRYRNAAELAAADPELLAELFTVAREIAAQEGIEESGYRLLFNTGADAGQTIFHVHLHLLGGEPLGGLTGGPLKG encoded by the coding sequence ATGAGCGACATGGATTCCCTGTTCCTGCGCATCATCGCGCGCGAGGTGCCCGCCGACATCGTGCGGGAGAACGACCGGGTCATCGCCATCCGCGACATCAACCCGCAGGCGCCCACGCACGTGCTGGTGGTGCCGAAGAAGCGCTACCGCAACGCCGCCGAGCTCGCCGCGGCCGACCCGGAGCTGCTCGCCGAGCTGTTCACCGTGGCCCGCGAGATCGCCGCGCAGGAGGGCATCGAGGAGTCCGGCTACCGGCTGCTGTTCAACACCGGTGCCGACGCCGGGCAGACGATCTTCCACGTGCACCTGCACCTGCTGGGCGGCGAGCCGCTCGGCGGCCTGACCGGTGGTCCGCTCAAGGGCTGA
- a CDS encoding sirohydrochlorin chelatase yields the protein MTPPLVAVAHGSRDPRSAATVHALLDVVRAKRPDLDVRAAFLDLSAPRVGDVLSAVHGDGHDTAVVVPLLLGRAFHARVDVPAAVAEAHRRSPRFQVHVSDVLGPDPRLDAAAWRRLLDAGADPRDPELGVLVAAAGSSHAPANQLVADVAERWRAATAWSGAVATFAAAAEPTVPAAIEELRARGARRIAVASWFLAPGLLPDRITAQARDHAEDPLIAEPMADDDNLADLVLARHAEALADAQAHLPAAL from the coding sequence ATGACACCTCCCCTGGTGGCCGTCGCCCACGGCAGCCGCGACCCGCGCTCGGCCGCGACCGTCCACGCCCTGCTGGACGTGGTGCGCGCCAAGCGGCCGGACCTCGACGTGCGCGCGGCCTTCCTGGACCTGTCGGCACCGCGCGTGGGCGACGTGCTCAGCGCGGTGCACGGCGACGGCCACGACACGGCGGTGGTCGTCCCGCTGCTGCTGGGCCGCGCGTTCCACGCCCGCGTGGACGTCCCGGCGGCGGTGGCCGAGGCGCACCGCCGCTCCCCGCGCTTCCAGGTGCACGTCTCCGACGTCCTGGGCCCGGACCCGCGCCTGGACGCCGCGGCCTGGCGGCGCTTGCTCGACGCCGGGGCCGATCCCCGCGACCCGGAGCTCGGCGTCCTGGTGGCCGCGGCGGGTTCCTCGCACGCCCCGGCGAACCAGCTGGTCGCCGACGTCGCGGAGCGCTGGCGGGCGGCGACGGCCTGGTCCGGCGCGGTGGCGACCTTCGCGGCGGCGGCCGAGCCCACCGTGCCGGCGGCGATCGAGGAGCTGCGCGCCCGGGGCGCCCGCCGCATCGCCGTCGCCTCCTGGTTCCTGGCGCCCGGCCTGCTGCCGGACCGGATCACCGCCCAGGCCCGCGACCACGCCGAGGACCCGCTCATCGCGGAGCCGATGGCCGACGACGACAACCTCGCGGACCTGGTCCTGGCCCGCCACGCGGAAGCCCTCGCCGACGCCCAGGCGCACCTGCCGGCCGCCCTGTGA